In Natrinema amylolyticum, the following are encoded in one genomic region:
- the aspS gene encoding aspartate--tRNA(Asn) ligase → MQDRTYTADAEPGDDVTVAGWVHETRDLGGIAFLILRDTSGKIQIKFEKDEMDDDLVETGLDASRESVVKVSGAVEEEPRAPTGVEITPDSVEVIASADPELPLDPSEKVDADLSTRLDNRTLDLRKDEVQTIFEVRSDVLRAVRDQFRDFDCTEINTPKIVATGTEGGTELFPITYFGEEAFMNQSPQLFKQLIAGSNVERVFEIGPIFRAEEHNTPRHLNEATSIDFEGAFCDHTDAMDVAEGIVKASYEAVQENFGDELEELDLAEDFEVPEGDFPRISYEEAIERINATGELDEQLVWGDDLSTPAEEALGQDVGGHYFITDWPSEIKPFYIKDHDDDPELSTGFDLMHPRMELVSGGQREHRHEKLIEGFEQQGLDPDQFEYYTKMFKYGMPPHAGFGLGGERLIMTILGLDNIREAVLFPRDRQRLSP, encoded by the coding sequence ATGCAGGACAGAACCTACACTGCCGACGCCGAGCCGGGCGACGACGTGACGGTCGCCGGCTGGGTCCACGAGACTCGCGATCTCGGGGGCATCGCATTCCTGATTCTCCGGGACACCTCGGGCAAGATCCAGATCAAGTTCGAGAAAGACGAGATGGACGACGACTTAGTCGAGACGGGACTGGACGCCTCCCGCGAGAGCGTCGTCAAAGTCTCCGGCGCGGTCGAGGAGGAGCCGCGCGCGCCGACGGGCGTCGAGATCACGCCCGACTCCGTCGAGGTCATCGCGTCCGCCGATCCCGAACTGCCGCTCGATCCCTCAGAGAAGGTCGACGCCGACCTCTCGACGCGACTGGATAACCGCACTCTCGACCTCCGGAAGGACGAGGTCCAGACGATCTTCGAGGTTCGCTCGGACGTGCTGCGGGCGGTCCGCGATCAGTTCCGCGACTTCGACTGTACGGAGATCAACACGCCGAAGATCGTCGCCACCGGGACGGAGGGCGGCACCGAACTCTTCCCGATCACGTACTTCGGCGAGGAGGCCTTCATGAACCAGTCGCCGCAGCTGTTCAAGCAGCTGATCGCGGGCTCGAACGTCGAGCGCGTCTTCGAGATCGGTCCGATCTTCCGCGCCGAAGAACACAACACGCCCCGGCACCTGAACGAGGCCACCTCGATCGACTTCGAGGGCGCGTTCTGCGATCACACCGACGCCATGGACGTCGCCGAAGGCATCGTCAAAGCGTCCTACGAGGCAGTTCAGGAGAACTTCGGCGACGAACTCGAGGAACTCGACCTCGCCGAGGACTTCGAGGTTCCCGAGGGTGACTTCCCGCGCATCAGCTACGAGGAGGCCATCGAGCGAATCAACGCGACGGGCGAACTCGACGAGCAGCTCGTCTGGGGCGACGACCTCTCGACGCCGGCCGAGGAAGCCCTCGGTCAGGACGTCGGCGGTCACTACTTCATCACCGACTGGCCCAGCGAGATCAAGCCGTTCTACATCAAGGACCACGACGACGACCCCGAACTCTCGACCGGTTTCGACCTGATGCACCCGCGCATGGAACTGGTCTCGGGCGGCCAGCGTGAACACCGCCACGAGAAGCTCATCGAGGGCTTCGAACAGCAGGGGCTCGACCCCGACCAGTTCGAGTACTACACCAAGATGTTCAAGTACGGGATGCCGCCCCACGCAGGCTTCGGCCTCGGCGGCGAGCGCCTGATCATGACGATTCTCGGACTGGACAACATCCGAGAAGCGGTTCTCTTCCCGCGGGATCGCCAGCGTCTGAGTCCCTGA
- a CDS encoding universal stress protein gives MYDCILVPTDGSREVERALEYAFELARTHDATIRSLYVVNAAGYGGLPMETALDGVSDALRDEGRAAVDRVEELAPADVTVETKVLDGAPSQVIVEEADPAECDLIVMGTHGRGGIDRLLLGSVTERVVRRASVPVLTVQVDPDEVDDRSEEPRLAAE, from the coding sequence ATGTACGACTGCATCCTCGTCCCGACCGACGGCTCGCGCGAGGTCGAACGCGCGCTCGAGTACGCCTTCGAACTCGCGCGAACGCACGACGCGACGATTCGCTCGCTCTACGTCGTCAACGCGGCCGGCTACGGGGGACTACCAATGGAGACGGCACTCGACGGCGTCAGCGACGCGCTCCGCGACGAAGGCCGAGCGGCGGTCGACCGGGTCGAGGAACTCGCACCGGCGGACGTCACGGTCGAAACGAAGGTTCTCGACGGTGCGCCGAGTCAGGTCATCGTCGAGGAGGCTGACCCTGCCGAATGCGATCTGATCGTGATGGGGACCCACGGCCGCGGCGGGATCGATCGGCTGTTGCTCGGCAGCGTCACGGAACGCGTCGTCCGTCGGGCCTCGGTACCGGTACTGACGGTACAGGTCGATCCCGACGAGGTCGACGACCGCTCCGAAGAGCCGCGGCTCGCCGCCGAGTAA
- a CDS encoding 4-phosphopantoate--beta-alanine ligase, translating to MSDYDSVSADVETEEEIPEDHPRYQDLLTRHRIEAGVEKGITHLQGMHAEGRGSAFDYLLGEETIPSADEAERAAAAHLLLADRPVLSINGNVAALVPGEMAALADAVDADLEVNLFNRTPERLEAIADHLREHGADDVKGLEADARIPNLDHERSKVDADGIYAADVVLVPLEDGDRAEALNEMGKTEIVIDLNPLSRSPQVADVPIVDNIIRAVPNITEHARDLADADEDELRAIIEAFDRERALEAAEERIRSGDL from the coding sequence GTGAGCGACTACGACAGCGTCTCCGCCGACGTCGAGACGGAGGAGGAGATCCCGGAGGACCATCCCAGATATCAGGACCTGCTGACCCGCCACCGGATCGAGGCGGGCGTCGAGAAGGGGATCACGCACCTCCAGGGGATGCACGCAGAGGGACGGGGCAGCGCATTCGACTACCTGCTGGGCGAGGAGACGATCCCGAGCGCCGACGAGGCGGAACGAGCGGCCGCGGCACACCTCCTGCTGGCCGACCGGCCCGTGCTCTCGATCAACGGCAACGTCGCGGCGCTGGTCCCCGGCGAGATGGCCGCCCTCGCCGACGCCGTCGACGCCGATCTCGAGGTCAACCTCTTCAATCGCACGCCCGAGCGACTCGAGGCCATCGCCGACCACCTGCGCGAGCACGGCGCGGACGACGTGAAGGGCCTCGAGGCCGACGCGCGAATCCCGAACCTAGACCACGAGCGGTCGAAGGTCGACGCCGACGGGATCTACGCGGCCGACGTGGTGCTCGTACCCCTCGAGGACGGCGACCGCGCCGAGGCCCTGAACGAGATGGGCAAGACCGAGATCGTAATCGACCTCAACCCGCTGTCGCGGTCCCCGCAGGTCGCCGACGTCCCGATCGTCGACAACATCATCCGCGCGGTGCCGAACATCACCGAGCACGCGCGGGACCTGGCGGACGCCGACGAAGACGAACTGCGGGCAATTATCGAGGCCTTCGACCGGGAGCGAGCGCTCGAGGCGGCCGAAGAGCGGATCCGCTCGGGCGACCTCTGA
- a CDS encoding DUF5799 family protein — protein MSDNPWTDRIVGERMTVDQEFSTQIEASQFSNQQWSLIMTATEFEIEHPDDPERARIVANTDKLDGVIPELDNVQAGMGAMAGGGADRGSSSSSGGVFDSIMGALGVGGSSGPSEDEQRKAAERLTQQYAEELQSHLESKGKWEMIRRQADDQ, from the coding sequence ATGAGCGACAACCCGTGGACGGACCGGATCGTCGGCGAGCGAATGACCGTCGATCAGGAGTTCTCGACGCAGATCGAGGCGTCGCAGTTTTCCAACCAGCAGTGGAGCCTGATCATGACCGCCACGGAGTTCGAGATCGAACACCCCGACGATCCCGAGCGGGCGCGGATCGTCGCCAACACGGACAAACTCGACGGGGTCATTCCCGAACTCGACAACGTCCAGGCCGGGATGGGCGCGATGGCCGGTGGGGGAGCCGACCGCGGGTCGAGCTCCTCGAGCGGCGGCGTCTTCGACTCGATCATGGGCGCGCTCGGCGTCGGGGGCAGTAGCGGCCCCTCGGAGGACGAACAGCGGAAAGCGGCCGAACGACTCACGCAGCAGTACGCCGAGGAACTCCAGTCCCACCTCGAGTCCAAGGGGAAGTGGGAGATGATTCGGCGCCAAGCCGACGACCAGTAG
- a CDS encoding DUF7557 family protein: MPSVELEEETIDRLDALRVDDESYDELVNELINIYETSEYTLFHAGD, from the coding sequence ATGCCATCCGTCGAACTCGAAGAGGAGACGATCGACCGACTGGATGCACTGCGCGTCGACGACGAGTCCTACGACGAACTCGTCAACGAGCTCATCAACATCTACGAAACCAGCGAGTACACGCTCTTTCACGCGGGCGACTGA
- a CDS encoding HalOD1 output domain-containing protein, with amino-acid sequence MSGPSEFPEETVVLRRQLDTERGDTTIQLVEIVAELDDREPTDLAPIYRSVDGLVSDLFGSPPPTHVDANLAFSYHGYRIHVEQDGTATVRELSA; translated from the coding sequence ATGAGTGGGCCGAGCGAGTTCCCGGAAGAGACCGTCGTGCTGCGCCGGCAACTGGACACCGAGAGGGGCGACACGACGATTCAACTCGTCGAAATCGTCGCCGAACTCGACGACAGGGAACCGACGGACCTCGCACCGATCTATCGCTCCGTCGATGGCCTTGTCTCCGATCTCTTCGGCTCCCCGCCACCGACCCACGTCGATGCGAACCTCGCGTTCTCCTATCACGGCTACCGGATCCACGTCGAGCAGGACGGGACGGCGACGGTCCGCGAACTATCGGCGTAG
- a CDS encoding helix-turn-helix domain-containing protein yields the protein MEVEFHVRNSAYPFVDASQAEDCRLELEVIFPHSDDGFVEYFTLDGAPPERVLDAIDWTDGVDAERVARHANGGRLQFHVRDRCVAITVVDFGAIPRVVAADGGEGRVVAEVLSRDEAAELVDRFERDHPTVTVDDCRERERATPLFAHHDFKQAVIDALTDRQREVFLTAYMNGYYDWPRKHEAAELAELDITPATFSQHLRAVEGEIFSLLLDTDDECVFVE from the coding sequence GTGGAAGTCGAGTTTCACGTCCGCAATTCGGCGTATCCGTTCGTCGACGCATCGCAGGCTGAGGATTGCCGACTCGAGCTCGAGGTAATCTTTCCGCATTCCGACGACGGGTTCGTCGAGTACTTCACCCTCGACGGTGCGCCACCGGAGCGAGTTCTGGACGCGATCGACTGGACCGACGGCGTCGACGCGGAACGCGTCGCCCGACACGCCAACGGCGGTCGACTGCAGTTCCACGTCCGGGACCGCTGCGTGGCGATTACCGTCGTCGATTTCGGGGCGATCCCGCGAGTCGTCGCGGCGGACGGCGGTGAGGGCCGCGTCGTCGCGGAAGTGCTCTCACGGGACGAGGCCGCCGAACTCGTCGATCGCTTCGAACGCGACCACCCGACAGTGACCGTCGACGACTGTCGCGAGCGGGAGCGAGCGACGCCGCTCTTCGCGCATCACGATTTCAAACAGGCCGTTATCGATGCGCTCACTGACAGGCAGCGAGAAGTGTTTCTGACGGCCTACATGAACGGCTATTACGACTGGCCGCGGAAACACGAGGCCGCCGAACTCGCCGAACTGGATATCACGCCGGCGACCTTCTCACAGCACCTCCGGGCCGTCGAAGGGGAGATCTTCAGTCTCCTCCTCGACACCGACGACGAGTGCGTCTTCGTCGAGTGA
- a CDS encoding tyrosine--tRNA ligase, which translates to MDAYELLTRNAEEVVTDEEVRDLAEDPEGKRAYVGYEPSGVLHLGHLLTANKLIDLQDAGMEVVVLLADVHAYLNEKGSFEEIRETAEQMKAQFLAYGLDEEQTEFVYGSTFQLEEDYTLDLHHLERETTMNRAQRAMAEIQGDETAKVSHLVYPLMQTLDIEYLDLDLAVGGLDQRKVHMLAREKLPELDYEVRPAIHTPIVANLTDGKGKMSSSEGITISMEDSTEELEEKVNSAYCPPTRDPEPDDDGNDLENPVLELFEYHVFPRFDEVVVERPEKYGGDLTYAEYEALAEDLESGELHPADAKGTLASSLDELIAPGREKLREIRG; encoded by the coding sequence ATGGACGCCTACGAGTTACTCACGCGAAACGCCGAGGAGGTCGTCACCGACGAGGAAGTCCGCGACCTCGCGGAGGATCCCGAGGGCAAGCGGGCCTACGTCGGCTACGAGCCCTCCGGCGTGCTCCACCTGGGCCACCTCCTGACCGCGAACAAGCTCATCGACCTGCAGGACGCGGGCATGGAGGTCGTCGTCCTGCTGGCGGACGTCCACGCCTACCTCAACGAGAAGGGGTCCTTCGAGGAGATCCGGGAGACCGCCGAGCAGATGAAAGCCCAGTTCCTCGCCTACGGCCTCGACGAGGAGCAGACGGAGTTCGTCTACGGTTCGACCTTCCAGCTCGAGGAGGACTACACCCTCGATCTCCACCACCTCGAGCGCGAGACGACGATGAACCGCGCCCAGCGCGCGATGGCCGAGATCCAGGGCGACGAGACGGCGAAGGTGAGCCACCTCGTCTACCCGCTGATGCAGACCCTGGACATCGAGTACCTCGACCTCGATCTGGCGGTCGGCGGCCTGGACCAGCGCAAGGTCCACATGCTCGCCCGAGAGAAGCTGCCCGAACTCGACTACGAGGTCCGGCCGGCGATCCACACCCCGATCGTCGCCAATCTCACCGACGGGAAGGGGAAGATGTCCTCGAGCGAGGGGATCACCATCTCGATGGAGGACTCGACCGAGGAACTCGAGGAGAAGGTCAACTCGGCGTACTGCCCGCCGACCCGCGATCCGGAGCCGGACGACGACGGCAACGACCTCGAGAACCCCGTCCTCGAACTCTTCGAGTACCACGTCTTCCCGCGGTTCGATGAAGTCGTCGTCGAGCGTCCCGAGAAGTACGGCGGCGACCTGACCTACGCGGAGTACGAGGCCCTCGCCGAGGACCTCGAGTCAGGCGAGCTCCACCCCGCGGATGCGAAGGGGACGCTCGCGAGCTCCCTCGACGAACTGATCGCGCCGGGCCGCGAGAAGCTGCGCGAGATTCGGGGCTGA
- a CDS encoding pantoate kinase — protein MREEATAFVPGHVTGFFSAHPDEDPTKAGSRGAGLTLTDGVEVTVEPAEESTIVLDGTEIEVDPVTTVLETLDASARVEADSDLPIGAGFGVSGAMALGTALAVNRVFERKLSANELVTIAHGAEVQAGTGLGDVVAQAHGGVPIRLEPGGPQDNKLDAIPSRARVEYVSFGELSTADVLSGDTEELTATGKEALARVVEEPTLLSFMYASRLFARDAGLLTEQVAETITEVSEADGQASMAMLGETVFALGTGLSDAGYEPSVCATHPAGAVLK, from the coding sequence ATGCGAGAGGAGGCGACGGCGTTCGTCCCTGGACACGTTACGGGATTTTTCAGTGCACACCCGGACGAGGATCCGACGAAAGCCGGCTCACGGGGAGCGGGACTGACGCTCACAGACGGTGTCGAAGTAACGGTCGAACCGGCAGAAGAGTCAACTATCGTCCTCGACGGGACGGAAATCGAGGTCGATCCAGTGACGACCGTCCTCGAGACGCTCGATGCGAGCGCCCGCGTCGAGGCCGACTCCGACCTCCCGATCGGGGCCGGATTCGGCGTCTCGGGAGCGATGGCGCTCGGGACGGCCCTCGCGGTGAACCGCGTCTTCGAGCGCAAACTCTCCGCGAACGAACTCGTGACGATCGCCCACGGTGCCGAGGTCCAGGCTGGAACGGGACTCGGCGACGTGGTCGCACAGGCACACGGCGGCGTTCCGATCCGCCTCGAGCCCGGCGGCCCGCAGGACAACAAACTCGACGCGATTCCGTCGCGGGCGCGCGTCGAGTACGTCTCGTTCGGCGAGCTCTCGACGGCCGACGTGCTCTCGGGCGACACCGAAGAGCTGACGGCCACCGGGAAGGAAGCGCTCGCTCGCGTCGTCGAGGAACCGACGCTGCTGTCCTTTATGTACGCCTCGCGGCTGTTCGCGCGTGATGCCGGCCTGCTCACGGAGCAGGTCGCGGAAACGATCACCGAGGTCTCGGAGGCCGACGGACAGGCCTCGATGGCGATGCTCGGCGAGACGGTCTTCGCGCTCGGAACGGGGCTCTCCGACGCCGGGTACGAGCCGTCTGTCTGCGCGACGCATCCGGCCGGCGCAGTGTTGAAGTAG
- a CDS encoding helix-turn-helix domain-containing protein: protein MKSMRLVLEYGPEAIPPLHEGLCESPDIEREVIVGGQAVDGVETITSFVDGDPEAYEPLLVGRENVLEYDITPADDGFFCYLRRELGSEGVSLLNALARETVVVVPPIEVRSDRTIRLTVVGHASALTAVVDEVPEGLQLDVQWVSDDVTVTGSPVSDRQLAALRAAREVGFYEIPRTGGIEAVADELDCAVSTASELVRRGEANAVDRVLEDGP, encoded by the coding sequence ATGAAGTCGATGCGTCTCGTGCTGGAGTACGGACCGGAAGCGATTCCGCCGCTCCACGAGGGGCTCTGCGAGTCGCCCGACATCGAGCGAGAGGTGATCGTGGGTGGGCAGGCGGTCGACGGCGTCGAGACGATCACGTCGTTCGTCGACGGCGACCCCGAGGCCTACGAGCCCCTGCTGGTCGGCCGAGAGAACGTCCTGGAGTACGACATCACGCCGGCCGACGACGGGTTCTTTTGCTACCTCCGCCGGGAACTCGGCTCCGAGGGCGTCTCGCTGTTGAACGCGCTCGCACGGGAGACCGTCGTGGTCGTACCGCCGATCGAGGTCCGATCCGATCGGACGATCCGACTGACGGTCGTCGGGCATGCGTCGGCGCTGACGGCCGTGGTCGACGAGGTTCCAGAGGGACTACAGCTGGACGTCCAGTGGGTGAGCGACGACGTGACGGTCACCGGATCACCGGTCTCGGACCGCCAGCTGGCGGCGCTCCGAGCGGCCCGCGAGGTCGGATTCTACGAGATCCCGCGGACGGGCGGGATCGAGGCGGTCGCCGACGAACTCGACTGTGCCGTCTCGACGGCGTCGGAACTCGTCCGCCGCGGCGAGGCCAACGCGGTCGACCGCGTGCTCGAGGACGGGCCGTAG
- a CDS encoding DUF7545 family protein, producing the protein MSDEVQTTTFSISSDDGATDEITIPSGLLDLVAEGDQSDAETVGDVMLLSFASRAHHIVHHGEDADEELEAQEARVMDLFEERFGVTFGEATGHQH; encoded by the coding sequence ATGAGCGACGAAGTCCAGACGACGACGTTCTCGATCAGTTCCGACGACGGCGCGACCGACGAAATCACGATCCCGTCCGGTCTCCTCGACCTCGTCGCCGAAGGCGACCAGAGCGACGCCGAAACCGTCGGCGACGTCATGCTGCTCTCCTTCGCCAGCCGCGCACACCACATCGTCCACCACGGCGAGGACGCGGACGAGGAACTCGAGGCCCAGGAGGCCCGCGTGATGGATCTCTTCGAGGAGCGGTTCGGCGTCACGTTCGGCGAAGCGACCGGGCACCAGCACTGA
- a CDS encoding DUF305 domain-containing protein: protein MGRETESDGSADDASRRSFLQTGTLASAGLALGLSGAAPAAATDDGPTGTDGLIESDGSRATELNLADVGFLQLMAYHHRGGIEAASLVPERTNHDALAEFAESVIEAQRQGIARIERLLVEAGLEPGPLLEIDLDAVRDMVTSIPGNLRPNELAYLRSLEGTEFDLRFIEKFANHHSGAIQLSQLVLREGQSPAVEAMATDIIETQQSEIVEMYTWYLEWV from the coding sequence ATGGGACGCGAAACCGAATCCGACGGATCAGCAGACGACGCATCGCGCCGCTCCTTCCTGCAGACCGGGACGCTCGCCTCGGCGGGCCTCGCACTGGGGCTGTCGGGTGCGGCACCGGCCGCCGCGACGGACGACGGACCGACCGGAACCGACGGACTGATCGAGAGCGACGGCTCGAGAGCCACCGAACTGAACCTGGCCGACGTCGGTTTCCTCCAGTTGATGGCCTATCACCACCGCGGCGGGATCGAGGCCGCCTCGCTGGTCCCGGAGCGAACGAACCACGACGCGCTGGCCGAGTTCGCCGAGTCCGTGATCGAAGCCCAGCGGCAGGGTATCGCGCGCATCGAACGGCTGCTCGTCGAAGCCGGCCTCGAGCCCGGACCGCTGCTCGAGATCGATCTCGACGCCGTCAGGGACATGGTGACCTCGATTCCCGGCAACCTGCGACCGAACGAACTCGCGTACCTACGCTCGCTCGAGGGGACGGAATTCGACCTGCGCTTCATCGAAAAATTCGCGAACCACCATAGCGGCGCGATTCAGCTATCACAGCTGGTCCTTCGGGAGGGACAGTCCCCCGCAGTCGAAGCGATGGCGACGGACATCATCGAAACGCAGCAGTCCGAGATCGTCGAGATGTATACGTGGTATCTCGAGTGGGTATAG
- a CDS encoding esterase/lipase family protein — MVTTNDPDERPTDESTTDRRTILKTAGTTIVAGAGLAGASGSASAQFGGPEVIEVDDGLFGWSADGSLPVTDELFVFIHGWFGDTTVSSQASDVQDSLESGGYTPDEAVAIEWPATNFNYLGAEGDTEDVGEVVAGLIEDFDDGGGGNVRLVGHSLGGRCVYWTATKLSSGYEIETVAGLGTAADGSEICDDPWNPGLSNACEVRNYHSQNDSTVGSAYGGFGDTALGTEGAGCNPALNYTDVDVTASVGSHLEYLGDDAVGSDLADAINSGSCDGDSGNDDGDDDDGWWS; from the coding sequence ATGGTAACTACGAACGATCCAGACGAGCGGCCGACGGACGAATCGACGACCGACCGACGAACGATCCTGAAGACCGCCGGCACCACGATCGTCGCCGGTGCGGGGCTGGCCGGCGCGTCCGGTTCCGCGTCCGCGCAGTTCGGTGGTCCCGAAGTAATCGAAGTCGACGACGGGCTCTTCGGCTGGAGCGCCGACGGCAGCCTCCCGGTCACGGACGAACTGTTCGTCTTCATCCACGGCTGGTTCGGCGACACCACCGTCTCGAGTCAGGCGTCGGACGTTCAGGACTCCCTCGAGTCCGGCGGCTATACACCGGATGAGGCCGTCGCGATCGAGTGGCCCGCGACCAATTTCAACTACCTCGGCGCGGAGGGAGACACCGAGGACGTCGGCGAGGTCGTCGCCGGCCTCATCGAGGACTTCGACGACGGCGGCGGCGGCAACGTCCGTCTCGTCGGCCACTCGCTCGGTGGCCGCTGCGTCTACTGGACCGCGACGAAGCTCAGCAGCGGCTACGAGATCGAGACCGTCGCCGGCCTCGGCACTGCGGCGGACGGCTCGGAGATCTGTGACGATCCGTGGAACCCCGGGCTGAGCAACGCCTGTGAGGTCCGCAACTACCACTCGCAAAACGACTCGACGGTCGGCTCGGCCTACGGCGGTTTCGGTGACACCGCACTCGGCACGGAAGGCGCTGGCTGCAACCCAGCGTTGAACTACACCGATGTCGACGTGACCGCCAGCGTCGGCAGCCACCTCGAGTATCTGGGCGACGACGCGGTCGGGTCGGACCTCGCCGACGCGATCAACAGCGGCTCCTGTGACGGCGATAGCGGTAACGACGACGGCGACGATGACGACGGCTGGTGGAGCTAG
- a CDS encoding biotin--[acetyl-CoA-carboxylase] ligase translates to MNDTRRAILAALADGPVSGPELAESLDISRAAVWKHIEGLREADFEIESGPTGYELAAVEAYNAPAVEFELEAPFSVEYHDSVGSTNDRARELAGEGATNVAVLADEQTGGRGRLEREWSAPAGGVWVSIVTRPTITPAQAPLYTLAASVATADVAREAGVDARIKWPNDVVVPVGEDDDYRKLAGILTEMEGQTDRVEWLVVGVGVNANLDADALPEGATSIRDEAGDVDRRRFVQRLLEAFDRYRGDLEAVVPAWRDLALTIGQRVRVDRPAGEIVGEAIDVTESGALVVETDDGRVTVSAGDCEHLRPV, encoded by the coding sequence ATGAACGACACGCGACGGGCGATCCTCGCGGCGCTCGCGGACGGGCCGGTGTCCGGCCCCGAACTGGCCGAGTCGCTCGATATCTCGCGGGCGGCCGTCTGGAAGCACATCGAGGGCCTGCGCGAGGCCGACTTCGAGATCGAGAGCGGACCGACCGGCTACGAGCTCGCCGCCGTCGAGGCGTACAACGCCCCGGCGGTCGAGTTCGAACTCGAGGCCCCGTTCTCGGTCGAGTACCACGACTCGGTGGGCAGTACGAACGATCGAGCGCGCGAACTGGCGGGCGAGGGCGCGACGAACGTCGCCGTCCTCGCGGACGAACAGACCGGCGGTCGGGGTCGCCTCGAGCGCGAGTGGTCCGCGCCCGCGGGCGGCGTCTGGGTGAGTATCGTGACGCGGCCGACGATCACGCCCGCGCAGGCTCCGCTGTACACGCTCGCGGCCTCGGTCGCGACGGCGGACGTCGCTCGCGAGGCGGGCGTCGACGCCCGGATCAAGTGGCCGAACGACGTGGTCGTCCCGGTCGGCGAGGACGACGACTACCGGAAGCTCGCGGGGATTCTCACCGAGATGGAGGGCCAGACGGACCGCGTCGAATGGCTCGTCGTCGGCGTCGGCGTCAACGCCAACCTCGATGCCGATGCTCTCCCGGAAGGGGCCACCAGCATTCGCGACGAGGCCGGCGACGTCGACCGTCGGCGCTTCGTTCAGCGATTACTCGAGGCGTTCGACCGCTATCGGGGCGACCTCGAGGCGGTCGTGCCGGCGTGGCGCGACCTGGCGCTGACGATCGGCCAGCGCGTCCGGGTCGATCGCCCCGCGGGCGAGATCGTTGGCGAGGCGATCGACGTCACGGAATCGGGGGCGCTCGTCGTCGAGACGGACGACGGGCGAGTGACGGTGTCGGCGGGCGACTGCGAGCATTTGCGTCCCGTCTGA
- a CDS encoding class I SAM-dependent methyltransferase produces the protein MATERRERDPSTGTSGSDGEYEAHLERSRTVWDRWSDWYGMSERDFEPIREAAIDRLDLEPGDRVLEIGCGPGVNFERVRREIGPDGELVAVDYSPEMVANARERIETHGWENVRVRRADATTIAFDEPFDAALATLSLSVMPDVRRAVENVSRSIVPGARLAVVDVRPALSGPARVLNPLVRRFFRWYANWNLDGDVAGSLEAVFDERGAPAGDRDGGRADRSRSRDGVAAGGCEIVDTHFAGIAFTAICTKRDAD, from the coding sequence ATGGCCACGGAACGCCGAGAGCGGGACCCGTCGACGGGGACGTCCGGTTCGGACGGGGAGTACGAGGCGCACCTCGAGCGGAGTCGGACGGTCTGGGACCGCTGGAGCGACTGGTACGGCATGAGCGAGCGCGACTTCGAACCGATCCGGGAGGCCGCCATCGACCGGCTGGACCTCGAACCGGGCGATCGCGTGCTCGAGATCGGCTGCGGCCCGGGCGTCAATTTCGAGCGGGTCCGACGCGAGATCGGCCCGGACGGCGAACTCGTCGCCGTCGATTACAGCCCGGAAATGGTCGCGAACGCGCGAGAGCGGATCGAGACGCACGGCTGGGAGAACGTCCGGGTACGCCGAGCCGATGCAACGACGATCGCGTTCGACGAGCCGTTCGACGCGGCGCTCGCGACGCTCTCCCTGTCAGTCATGCCCGACGTCCGCCGCGCCGTAGAGAACGTCTCCCGATCGATCGTTCCCGGCGCACGCCTCGCGGTCGTCGACGTTCGGCCGGCCCTGAGCGGCCCCGCTCGAGTACTGAATCCACTCGTCCGGCGGTTCTTTCGCTGGTACGCGAACTGGAATCTCGACGGCGACGTCGCGGGCTCGCTCGAGGCCGTCTTCGATGAGCGCGGTGCGCCGGCGGGGGATCGAGACGGAGGACGTGCGGACAGAAGCCGTTCGAGAGACGGCGTAGCCGCCGGCGGCTGCGAAATCGTGGACACGCACTTCGCTGGTATCGCGTTCACGGCGATCTGTACGAAACGAGACGCCGACTGA